The following proteins come from a genomic window of Pseudomonas putida:
- a CDS encoding DUF2388 domain-containing protein: MRKPLIAATLGMLLLADLAQAQTLVATSNIIVRAFGRSIDFTSDTTTSIRDSKVVREAHDDAASFVASNGDIRGAQLEAAFNTLRERVPEARGASDQVLAEAILAL, translated from the coding sequence ATGCGTAAACCGCTGATCGCCGCTACCCTCGGCATGTTGCTGCTGGCCGACCTGGCCCAGGCACAAACTCTGGTGGCCACCAGCAACATCATCGTGCGGGCCTTTGGCCGCTCGATCGACTTCACCTCTGACACCACCACCTCGATCCGCGACTCAAAGGTCGTGCGTGAAGCTCATGACGATGCCGCCAGCTTCGTCGCCAGCAACGGTGATATTCGTGGCGCCCAGCTTGAGGCCGCCTTCAACACCCTGCGCGAACGCGTGCCTGAAGCGCGCGGCGCCAGCGACCAGGTGCTGGCCGAAGCCATCCTGGCGCTGTGA
- a CDS encoding DUF2388 domain-containing protein gives MRYLLPLLFSVVAMGSAHAMDTTTQGLVITGYVTSQVTTAPFDRKLVRQARDDAAAFVASDGLIHGARLEAALKSLRHDGARQSVGDLELAEAILVQSLNLTPCISGDAPCVNR, from the coding sequence ATGCGTTATCTGTTGCCGCTGCTGTTTTCCGTAGTCGCCATGGGCAGTGCCCATGCCATGGACACCACCACGCAAGGCCTAGTCATCACAGGCTACGTCACAAGCCAAGTCACGACTGCCCCATTCGACCGCAAGCTGGTCAGGCAGGCTCGCGATGATGCCGCTGCCTTCGTCGCCAGCGACGGCCTGATTCACGGAGCACGTCTGGAAGCAGCACTCAAGTCGCTGCGCCATGACGGCGCCCGTCAATCTGTCGGCGACCTTGAACTGGCAGAAGCAATTCTCGTCCAATCATTAAATCTGACTCCCTGTATTTCCGGAGATGCTCCATGCGTAAACCGCTGA
- a CDS encoding DUF2388 domain-containing protein produces the protein MTRNYLIGAALLLGLAGTAHATSFIVTTDAVVGAVAASTDATSDVSSSFRDDKIVQAARDDAASYVGSQGAIRGAKLESALLHIRSNMPALKASDAQLAQAILAI, from the coding sequence ATGACCCGTAATTACCTGATTGGCGCAGCCCTGCTGCTCGGCCTGGCCGGCACTGCCCACGCCACCAGCTTCATTGTCACTACTGATGCAGTCGTTGGCGCGGTTGCCGCCTCCACCGACGCTACCTCCGATGTGTCATCGTCTTTCCGTGATGACAAGATCGTTCAGGCCGCTCGAGACGATGCGGCCAGCTATGTGGGTAGCCAGGGCGCCATTCGCGGCGCCAAGCTCGAGAGCGCTTTGCTGCACATCCGCTCGAACATGCCAGCTCTGAAGGCCAGCGATGCGCAGTTGGCCCAGGCCATTCTGGCGATCTGA
- a CDS encoding DUF4105 domain-containing protein, whose protein sequence is MNHVRAWLLGCALTLLGTPALADLQLELQSAGLAPQQAQATQALLDEALAKLPPRFKQQLNRRIEVSWSDNMPADAYGQASLVSTLQLNRRLLANLTDGSAAQERTNRPHGTVREELLATVLHELTHIYDRARLWPSAEHSLIARCKRQQGTLGKVGLPEQCRGQAERRFTLSDDPRLLDLAGWQQYVGRRGEREQHNGQFLRSPDSYELSSPKEYIAVNMEYFLLDPSYGCRRPALNQYLADHFGWAPEQATCAKGLPFLNAGSDFARQPLGEIDPERVYEVDFLLAEANQNLVSRWGHSMLRLVICKPGRPRGPDCRLDLDQHLVLSYRAFVNDVQLSSWDGLVGAYPSRLFVLPLAQVIDEYTKTELRSLASVPLKLNRDEIENLVRQAAEMHWSYDGNYWFLSNNCAVESLKLLRSGTANPRLNDLDSIMPNGLLAVLKGRGLADTSVLDDPREALRLGYRFDSYRDRYQAMFDVLKKQLPVKQDKVEDWLAQDAEQRRSWFLQADLRTSAALLLLEQASLRRQLLLAQDEVKQRYLNAAALKDGSINKADQTLKQMLANSGFLSRPAELLDTKGYGLPQPDERKHLEKVSTERQAQLLRLSIDLDREVRALLEPSRAKEIAAVEANVKLIGEHLRALHKAAGGLQLP, encoded by the coding sequence GTGAACCACGTACGTGCCTGGTTGCTCGGCTGCGCCCTGACGCTGCTGGGCACGCCCGCCCTGGCTGACCTGCAGCTCGAGCTGCAGTCAGCCGGCCTGGCCCCACAGCAGGCTCAAGCCACCCAAGCCCTGCTTGATGAGGCTTTGGCCAAGCTCCCTCCCCGCTTCAAGCAACAGCTCAACCGGCGCATTGAGGTCAGCTGGAGCGACAACATGCCAGCCGATGCCTACGGGCAGGCCTCCTTGGTCTCGACCCTGCAGCTAAACAGGCGCCTGCTGGCCAACCTGACTGACGGCAGTGCTGCGCAGGAGCGCACCAATCGTCCGCATGGCACGGTGCGGGAAGAGTTGCTGGCTACAGTGCTGCACGAACTTACCCACATATACGACCGAGCCCGGCTCTGGCCCAGTGCTGAGCACTCGCTGATCGCCCGCTGCAAGCGCCAGCAAGGCACCTTGGGCAAGGTCGGTCTACCCGAGCAGTGCCGCGGCCAGGCAGAGCGCCGCTTCACCCTGAGCGACGACCCACGCCTGCTCGACCTGGCCGGCTGGCAGCAATACGTCGGCCGCCGCGGTGAGCGTGAACAGCACAATGGCCAGTTCCTGCGCAGCCCCGACAGCTACGAGCTGAGCAGCCCCAAGGAATACATCGCGGTTAACATGGAGTACTTCCTCCTGGACCCGAGCTACGGCTGCCGTCGGCCAGCGCTCAATCAGTACCTGGCTGATCATTTCGGCTGGGCGCCCGAGCAGGCAACGTGCGCCAAGGGCTTGCCATTCCTCAACGCCGGCAGCGACTTCGCCCGCCAGCCGTTGGGCGAAATCGACCCGGAACGGGTCTACGAAGTGGACTTTCTCCTGGCCGAGGCCAACCAGAACCTGGTGAGCCGCTGGGGCCACAGCATGCTGCGCCTGGTGATCTGCAAACCCGGCCGCCCACGCGGGCCAGACTGCCGCCTGGACCTCGACCAGCACCTGGTGCTCTCCTACCGTGCCTTCGTCAATGACGTTCAACTGTCCAGCTGGGATGGCCTGGTTGGCGCCTATCCGTCAAGACTGTTCGTGCTACCGCTGGCCCAAGTGATCGACGAATACACCAAGACTGAACTGCGCAGCCTGGCGTCGGTGCCGTTGAAGCTCAACCGCGACGAAATTGAAAATCTGGTACGCCAGGCCGCCGAGATGCACTGGAGCTATGACGGCAACTACTGGTTCCTGTCCAACAACTGTGCGGTGGAATCATTGAAACTGCTACGCAGCGGCACCGCCAACCCGCGCCTGAACGACCTCGACAGCATCATGCCCAACGGTTTGCTTGCAGTATTGAAGGGCCGGGGACTGGCCGATACCAGCGTGCTCGACGACCCGCGCGAAGCCTTGCGCCTGGGCTACCGTTTCGACTCCTATCGCGACCGCTATCAAGCGATGTTCGATGTGCTGAAGAAACAGCTGCCAGTCAAGCAGGACAAGGTCGAGGACTGGCTGGCCCAGGACGCCGAACAGCGCCGCAGCTGGTTCTTGCAAGCCGACCTGCGCACCAGCGCCGCCTTGCTTCTGCTGGAACAGGCCAGCCTGCGCCGCCAACTGCTGCTGGCTCAGGATGAAGTGAAGCAGCGCTATCTGAATGCGGCCGCGCTGAAAGATGGCAGTATCAACAAGGCCGACCAGACCCTGAAGCAGATGCTCGCCAACAGTGGCTTTCTCAGCCGCCCGGCCGAACTGCTGGATACAAAGGGATACGGGCTACCGCAGCCGGACGAGCGCAAGCATCTGGAAAAAGTCAGTACTGAACGGCAGGCACAGTTGCTGCGCTTGAGCATTGACCTCGACAGAGAAGTGAGAGCGCTGCTGGAGCCTTCGCGAGCCAAGGAAATTGCTGCGGTCGAGGCCAATGTGAAGCTGATTGGTGAGCACCTGCGGGCGCTGCACAAAGCAGCAGGCGGCCTGCAACTGCCTTGA
- a CDS encoding DUF1127 domain-containing protein — MERTLSSGLVFENNAQQTNASLPLRALSTLLLWQRRMASRRQLARLDARLLADAGISESQRYEELSKPFWR, encoded by the coding sequence ATGGAACGTACCCTCAGTTCCGGTCTCGTTTTCGAAAACAACGCCCAGCAAACCAACGCTTCGCTGCCGCTGCGCGCGCTCTCTACCCTGCTGCTGTGGCAGCGACGCATGGCCAGCCGCCGTCAGCTGGCGCGTCTCGATGCCCGCCTGCTGGCCGATGCCGGTATCAGCGAGTCGCAGCGTTACGAAGAGCTGAGCAAGCCGTTCTGGCGCTAA
- a CDS encoding Na/Pi cotransporter family protein yields MLTLLNLLSAVALLVWGTHIVRTGILRVFGSNLRRVLSQNMNRRPLAFIAGILVTAVVQSSNATAMLVTSFVGQGLMAMTPALAIMLGADVGTALMARVLTLDLSWLSPLLIFLGVIFFLSRKQTRAGQLGRVGIGLGLIILALELIVQAATPITQAQGVKVLFASLTGDILLDALVGAVFAMVSYSSLAAVLLTATLAGAELISLPVAIGLVVGANIGSGLLAFLSTSMQNPAGRRVALGSLLYKLIGLVLIIPVLHPLVAWMDSLSFSPQELVIGFHLLYNTLRCLVLLPTVKPMGRLCNCLLPERENGNGQVRPRHLDASALTTPSLALANAARETLRLGDIVDSLLEAMLNALRGTQTALPQQVRALGEDAEALYSAIKLYLAQMPREDLSDQDNRRWAEIIELAINLKLACDLVERMLRKVQQQKTSQRREFSQVGLQELTGLQEQLLTNLRLGLSVFLSADPESARLLLREKRRFRAQERRLAHAHVSRLQRKVVQSIETSSLHLELIADMKRLNSLFCSSAYVVLGGSDTGGLLLDSVPDEARLP; encoded by the coding sequence ATGCTGACCCTGCTCAACCTGCTTTCCGCCGTCGCGTTGCTGGTATGGGGCACGCACATCGTCCGTACCGGCATCCTGAGAGTGTTCGGCTCCAACCTGCGCCGGGTCCTGAGCCAGAACATGAACCGGCGACCATTGGCGTTCATCGCCGGTATCTTGGTCACGGCCGTGGTACAGAGCAGCAACGCCACCGCCATGCTGGTGACGTCATTCGTGGGTCAGGGCCTTATGGCAATGACCCCGGCACTGGCAATCATGCTCGGTGCCGATGTCGGTACCGCGCTGATGGCCAGGGTGCTTACCCTGGACCTTTCATGGCTTTCGCCGTTGCTGATATTCCTGGGCGTGATCTTTTTTCTGTCGCGCAAGCAGACGCGCGCGGGCCAGCTGGGCCGGGTAGGCATCGGCCTGGGCCTGATCATTCTGGCGCTGGAACTGATCGTTCAGGCGGCCACCCCGATCACCCAGGCTCAAGGTGTGAAAGTACTGTTCGCCTCATTGACCGGAGACATCCTGCTCGATGCGTTGGTTGGCGCAGTGTTCGCCATGGTTTCGTACTCCAGCCTGGCGGCAGTGCTGCTGACCGCCACCCTGGCCGGCGCTGAACTGATCAGCCTGCCAGTGGCCATCGGCCTGGTGGTCGGCGCCAACATCGGCAGCGGGCTGCTGGCCTTTCTCAGCACCAGCATGCAGAACCCCGCGGGCCGGCGAGTAGCCTTGGGCAGCCTGTTATACAAGCTGATCGGCCTGGTGCTGATCATACCGGTGCTGCATCCACTGGTGGCGTGGATGGACTCGCTGAGCTTCAGCCCACAGGAGCTGGTGATCGGCTTCCACCTGCTCTACAACACGCTGCGTTGCCTGGTACTGCTGCCCACCGTCAAGCCCATGGGGCGCCTGTGCAACTGCTTGTTGCCGGAGCGCGAGAACGGTAACGGCCAAGTGCGCCCACGCCACCTGGACGCCTCGGCACTCACAACACCCAGCCTGGCCTTGGCCAACGCTGCCCGCGAAACGTTGCGCCTGGGCGATATCGTCGACAGCCTGCTCGAGGCCATGCTCAACGCCCTGCGCGGCACCCAGACCGCCCTCCCACAGCAGGTCCGTGCCCTGGGCGAAGACGCCGAAGCGCTGTACAGCGCCATCAAACTGTACCTGGCCCAAATGCCCCGGGAAGACCTCAGCGATCAGGACAACAGGCGCTGGGCCGAAATCATCGAACTGGCGATCAACCTCAAGCTGGCCTGTGATTTGGTCGAACGCATGCTGCGCAAGGTCCAACAGCAGAAGACCAGCCAACGCCGGGAGTTTTCCCAGGTCGGCCTGCAAGAGCTGACCGGCCTGCAAGAGCAATTGCTGACCAACCTGCGCCTGGGCCTTTCGGTATTTCTCAGCGCCGACCCGGAAAGCGCACGCTTGCTGTTGCGGGAAAAACGCCGCTTCCGAGCCCAGGAAAGGCGCCTGGCCCATGCCCATGTCAGCCGCTTGCAACGCAAGGTGGTGCAAAGTATCGAGACCAGTTCGCTACACTTGGAGCTGATCGCTGACATGAAGCGGTTGAACTCTTTGTTCTGCAGCAGTGCCTATGTGGTACTGGGTGGCTCGGACACCGGCGGGCTATTGCTCGACAGCGTGCCGGACGAAGCCCGCCTACCCTGA
- a CDS encoding CitMHS family transporter, giving the protein MLTFLGFAMVITFMYLIMTKRLSALIALILVPILFALFGGFSAKIGPMMLEGISKLAPTGVMLMFAILYFALMIDSGLFDPAVRKILKLVKGDPLKVSVGTAVLALVVSLDGDGATTYMICCAAMLPLYSRLGMSPRIMAGLIILAGGVMNMTPWGGPTARAASALHVDPSDIFVPMIPAMVFGVLAILAIAYMYGKRERARLGELHLPTDDIDHSEITVSQFPDARRPKLLWFNGALTAALMAALIAGLLPLPVLFMIAFSIAMIVNYPCLQQQKDRIAAHAGSVLAVTGLIFAAGIFTGILSGTGMVEAMSKSLLAVIPEALGPYLAVITAIVSMPFTFFMSNDAFYYGVLPVLAEAASHYGISPVEMARASIVGQPVHLLSPLVPSTYLLVALAGIEFGDHQRFTLKWAVLVCMCIMLAALLMGIFPLFSSL; this is encoded by the coding sequence ATGCTGACCTTCCTCGGCTTTGCCATGGTCATCACCTTCATGTACCTGATCATGACCAAGCGCCTGTCGGCCTTGATCGCGCTGATCCTGGTACCGATCCTGTTCGCCCTGTTCGGTGGTTTTTCCGCCAAGATCGGCCCGATGATGCTCGAAGGCATCAGCAAGCTCGCGCCCACCGGCGTCATGCTGATGTTCGCCATCCTTTACTTCGCCCTGATGATCGACTCCGGCCTGTTCGACCCGGCGGTGCGCAAGATCCTCAAGCTGGTCAAGGGCGACCCTCTGAAAGTCTCGGTCGGCACCGCCGTGCTGGCCCTGGTGGTCTCGCTGGACGGTGACGGCGCCACCACCTACATGATCTGCTGCGCCGCCATGCTGCCCCTGTACAGCCGCCTGGGCATGAGCCCGCGGATCATGGCCGGCCTGATCATCCTCGCCGGTGGGGTAATGAACATGACCCCATGGGGCGGCCCCACTGCACGCGCAGCCAGTGCCCTGCACGTAGACCCTTCGGACATTTTCGTACCGATGATCCCGGCCATGGTCTTCGGCGTGCTGGCGATCCTGGCCATCGCCTACATGTACGGCAAGCGTGAGCGTGCCCGCCTGGGTGAACTGCACCTGCCTACCGACGACATTGATCACAGCGAAATCACCGTGTCGCAGTTCCCCGACGCACGCCGGCCGAAGCTTCTGTGGTTCAACGGTGCGCTCACCGCTGCGCTGATGGCTGCGCTGATCGCAGGCCTGCTGCCACTGCCGGTGCTGTTCATGATCGCCTTCAGCATCGCCATGATCGTCAACTACCCTTGCCTTCAGCAGCAGAAGGACCGTATTGCCGCCCACGCAGGCAGCGTACTCGCCGTGACCGGGCTGATCTTCGCTGCCGGTATCTTCACCGGCATCCTGTCGGGCACCGGCATGGTCGAGGCCATGTCCAAAAGCTTGCTGGCGGTCATTCCCGAAGCACTGGGCCCTTACCTGGCGGTGATCACCGCGATCGTAAGCATGCCGTTCACCTTCTTCATGTCCAACGACGCCTTCTATTACGGGGTGCTGCCGGTGCTGGCCGAAGCGGCCAGCCACTACGGCATCAGCCCGGTGGAAATGGCCCGCGCTTCGATCGTCGGCCAACCGGTACACCTGCTGAGCCCGCTGGTACCCTCGACCTACCTGCTGGTGGCGCTGGCAGGCATCGAATTCGGTGATCATCAGCGCTTCACCCTCAAGTGGGCAGTACTGGTGTGCATGTGCATAATGCTCGCCGCACTGCTGATGGGCATTTTTCCGCTGTTCAGCAGTCTGTAA
- a CDS encoding TerC family protein: protein MEWLTSPEIWVAFFTLTALEIVLGIDNIIMISILVSRMPKHMQARTRIFGLALAMVTRILLLLSITWVMRLTADLFVVFGQGISGRDLILFFGGLFLLWKSSQEIYHGLEGEDESGDEPKGKGGTFLFTIIQIAIIDIVFSLDSVITAVGMVSHVPVMVAAIIVAVLVMMLCAGAISNFIDKHPSLKMLALSFLIVVGTVLIAESFDVHVPKGYVYFAMAFSLGVEAINIRMRTAMARKRGKEQDAVKLRKDIPGQ, encoded by the coding sequence ATGGAATGGCTGACCAGCCCGGAAATCTGGGTTGCCTTTTTCACCCTCACTGCGCTTGAGATCGTTCTCGGTATCGACAACATCATCATGATCTCGATCCTGGTCAGCCGCATGCCTAAGCACATGCAGGCGCGCACCAGAATCTTCGGCCTGGCCCTGGCCATGGTCACCCGCATCTTGCTGTTGCTGTCGATCACCTGGGTCATGCGCCTGACTGCCGACCTGTTCGTGGTATTTGGCCAGGGCATCTCGGGCCGCGACCTGATTCTGTTCTTTGGCGGCCTGTTCCTGCTGTGGAAAAGCTCGCAGGAGATCTACCACGGCCTGGAAGGCGAGGACGAAAGCGGTGACGAGCCCAAGGGCAAGGGCGGCACGTTCCTCTTCACCATCATTCAGATCGCCATCATCGACATCGTCTTCTCCCTGGACTCGGTGATCACTGCTGTAGGCATGGTTTCGCATGTGCCGGTGATGGTCGCCGCAATCATCGTGGCAGTACTGGTGATGATGTTGTGCGCCGGTGCAATCAGCAACTTCATCGACAAACACCCTTCGCTGAAGATGCTTGCGCTTTCGTTCCTGATCGTTGTAGGCACCGTGCTGATCGCCGAATCTTTCGATGTGCACGTGCCCAAAGGCTACGTCTACTTCGCCATGGCGTTCTCCCTGGGGGTGGAGGCCATCAACATCCGCATGCGCACGGCCATGGCGCGCAAGCGTGGCAAGGAGCAAGACGCAGTGAAATTGCGCAAGGACATTCCGGGTCAGTAA
- a CDS encoding NAD(P)(+) transhydrogenase (Re/Si-specific) subunit beta, translating to MSMNLVTLLYLVASVCFIQALKGLSHPTTSRRGNLFGMIGMGIAILTTVGLIYKLGAELATAGIGYVIVGLLVGGTAGSIMAKRVEMTKMPELVAFMHSMIGLAAVFIAIAAVLEPQSMGIVASISDPIPTGNRLELFLGAAIGAITFSGSVIAFGKLSGKYKFRLFQGAPVQFAGQHKLNLILGLTTIALGLLFTFTGHYSAFTLMLVLAFIMGVLIIIPIGGADMPVVVSMLNSYSGWAAAGIGFSLNNSMLIIAGSLVGSSGAILSYIMCKAMNRSFFNVILGGFGGDTDTGAAQGSKEQRPVKSGSADDATFLLSNADTVIIVPGYGLAVARAQHALKELTEKLTHNGVTVKYAIHPVAGRMPGHMNVLLAEAEVPYDQVFEMEDINAEFGQADVVLVLGANDVVNPAAKNDPKSPIAGMPILEAYKAKTIIVNKRSMASGYAGLDNELFYLDKTMMVFGDAKKVIEDMVKAVE from the coding sequence ATGAGCATGAATCTGGTAACGCTCCTCTACCTCGTCGCCTCTGTCTGCTTCATTCAGGCGCTCAAAGGCCTGTCGCACCCGACCACGTCGCGGCGCGGCAACCTGTTCGGCATGATCGGCATGGGGATCGCGATCCTCACCACGGTTGGCCTCATCTATAAGCTTGGGGCAGAGCTGGCAACTGCCGGGATTGGCTACGTCATCGTCGGCCTGCTGGTCGGCGGTACCGCTGGTTCGATCATGGCCAAGCGCGTAGAGATGACCAAGATGCCGGAGCTGGTCGCCTTCATGCACAGCATGATCGGCCTGGCGGCGGTATTCATTGCCATCGCGGCAGTACTCGAGCCGCAATCGATGGGCATTGTCGCCAGCATCAGCGACCCGATCCCCACCGGTAACCGCCTGGAGCTGTTCCTTGGCGCTGCCATAGGTGCAATCACCTTCTCCGGTTCCGTGATCGCGTTCGGCAAGCTGTCGGGCAAGTACAAGTTCCGCCTGTTCCAAGGCGCACCGGTACAGTTCGCCGGCCAGCACAAGCTGAACCTGATTCTGGGCCTGACCACAATTGCCCTGGGCCTGCTGTTCACGTTCACCGGCCACTACAGCGCCTTCACCTTGATGCTGGTCCTGGCCTTCATCATGGGTGTACTGATCATCATCCCGATCGGCGGTGCAGACATGCCGGTGGTGGTATCGATGCTCAACAGCTATTCGGGTTGGGCGGCGGCCGGTATCGGCTTCTCGCTGAACAACTCGATGCTGATCATCGCCGGCTCGCTGGTGGGCTCCAGCGGTGCGATCCTCTCGTACATCATGTGCAAAGCGATGAACCGCTCGTTCTTCAACGTCATCCTCGGCGGCTTCGGCGGGGATACCGATACCGGCGCGGCGCAAGGCTCGAAAGAGCAGCGCCCGGTGAAGTCTGGCTCGGCCGACGACGCGACCTTCCTGCTGAGCAACGCCGACACGGTGATCATCGTGCCCGGCTACGGCCTGGCGGTAGCACGTGCCCAGCACGCGCTCAAGGAACTGACCGAGAAGCTGACCCACAACGGCGTGACCGTGAAGTACGCGATCCACCCGGTGGCAGGGCGCATGCCTGGGCACATGAACGTACTGCTGGCCGAGGCCGAAGTGCCCTACGACCAAGTGTTCGAGATGGAAGACATCAACGCTGAGTTCGGTCAGGCCGACGTAGTGTTGGTGCTGGGCGCCAACGACGTGGTCAACCCTGCGGCTAAGAACGATCCAAAGTCGCCGATCGCGGGCATGCCGATCCTGGAGGCTTACAAAGCCAAGACCATCATCGTCAACAAACGCTCGATGGCCAGCGGCTACGCCGGCCTGGACAACGAACTGTTCTACCTGGACAAGACCATGATGGTGTTCGGTGACGCGAAGAAGGTCATCGAGGATATGGTCAAAGCCGTCGAGTAA
- a CDS encoding GFA family protein: protein MSEVTEGGCHCGALRYCLKGELTDIAHCHCSICRRVSGGLLVTWLTVPRSDFQWVAGRPQCYVAPASCKRYFCGDCGAHVALVTSHSPGSIDVTVATLDHPERVRATRHIWTGSRLPWLHVDEGLPEEEEEKR from the coding sequence ATGTCAGAGGTAACCGAAGGTGGCTGCCATTGCGGCGCCTTGCGCTATTGCTTGAAGGGTGAATTGACGGATATCGCCCATTGTCATTGTTCGATCTGCAGGCGGGTCAGCGGCGGCCTGCTGGTGACCTGGCTCACCGTGCCTCGCTCCGATTTCCAATGGGTGGCAGGCAGGCCGCAGTGCTATGTGGCACCGGCCAGTTGCAAGCGCTACTTCTGCGGTGACTGTGGTGCACATGTGGCGTTGGTGACGTCGCATAGCCCGGGCAGCATCGATGTGACGGTAGCGACGCTGGACCACCCGGAACGGGTGCGGGCCACGCGGCACATCTGGACCGGGAGCCGGTTGCCCTGGCTGCATGTGGATGAAGGGTTGCCTGAAGAGGAAGAGGAAAAACGCTAG
- a CDS encoding NAD(P) transhydrogenase subunit alpha, which yields MEDMLISHGIYNLIIFVLAIYIGYHVVWNVTPALHTPLMAVTNAISAIVIVGAMLAAALTVTPAGKLMGTLAVALAAVNVFGGFLVTRRMLEMFKKKTKNEAQK from the coding sequence ATGGAAGACATGCTGATTTCCCATGGCATCTACAACCTGATCATCTTCGTGCTGGCCATCTATATCGGCTACCACGTGGTCTGGAACGTCACCCCGGCACTACACACGCCCCTGATGGCGGTCACCAACGCCATCTCGGCCATCGTCATCGTCGGCGCCATGCTGGCTGCCGCGCTGACCGTGACCCCGGCCGGCAAGCTGATGGGCACCCTGGCGGTGGCCCTGGCTGCGGTCAACGTGTTCGGTGGCTTCCTGGTCACCCGTCGCATGCTTGAGATGTTCAAGAAGAAAACCAAGAACGAGGCGCAGAAGTAA
- a CDS encoding acetyl-CoA hydrolase/transferase family protein produces MYRDRIRLSSLHSKVMSAADAAGLIEDGMTVGMSGFTRAGEAKAVPHALAERAKLSPLKISLMTGASLGNDLDKQLTEAGVLARRMPFQVDSTLRKAINDGQVMFIDQHLSETVEQLRNQQLKLPDIAVIEAVAITEQGHIVPTTSVGNSASFAIFAKQVIVEINLSHNANLEGLHDIYIPTYRPTRTPIPLVKVDDRIGSTAIPIDPAKIVGIVISDQPDSPSTVLPPDDETQAIADHLINFLKNEVDAGRMTNRLGPLQAGIGSIANAVMCGLIDSPFEDLTMYSEVLQDSTFDLIDAGKLSFASGSSITLSGRRNADVFGNLERYKDKLVLRPQEISNHPEVVRRLGIIGINTALEFDIYGNVNSTHVCGTRMMNGIGGSGDFARNAHLAVFVTKSIAKGGAISSVVPMVSHVDHTEHDVDILVTEQGLADLRGLAPRERARAIIDNCVHPDYRAALNDYFDRACLRGGHTPHILREALSWHENLEESGRMLAS; encoded by the coding sequence ATGTACCGTGATCGTATCCGCTTGTCCTCCCTGCACAGCAAGGTAATGAGTGCGGCTGACGCCGCTGGCCTGATCGAGGACGGCATGACCGTCGGCATGAGCGGTTTCACCCGCGCCGGCGAAGCCAAGGCCGTACCGCATGCCTTGGCCGAACGCGCCAAGCTGTCGCCTCTGAAAATCAGCCTGATGACCGGCGCCAGCCTGGGCAATGACCTGGACAAGCAACTGACCGAGGCCGGCGTGCTGGCGCGCCGCATGCCGTTCCAGGTCGACAGCACCCTGCGCAAAGCCATCAACGACGGTCAGGTGATGTTCATCGACCAGCACCTGTCGGAAACCGTCGAGCAACTGCGTAACCAGCAGCTCAAACTGCCGGACATCGCGGTGATCGAAGCGGTGGCCATTACTGAACAGGGCCACATCGTACCGACCACCTCGGTGGGCAACTCGGCGAGCTTCGCGATCTTCGCCAAGCAGGTGATTGTCGAGATCAACCTGTCGCACAACGCCAACCTCGAAGGCCTGCACGACATCTATATCCCGACCTATCGCCCGACCCGCACGCCGATCCCGCTGGTGAAAGTGGATGACCGCATCGGCAGCACCGCGATCCCGATCGACCCCGCCAAGATCGTCGGCATCGTCATCAGCGATCAGCCAGATTCGCCCTCCACGGTGCTACCGCCGGATGATGAAACCCAGGCCATCGCCGACCACCTGATCAACTTCCTCAAGAACGAAGTGGATGCAGGCCGCATGACCAACAGGCTCGGCCCGCTGCAAGCCGGCATCGGCAGCATCGCCAACGCGGTGATGTGTGGCCTGATCGACTCGCCGTTCGAGGACCTGACCATGTACTCCGAAGTACTTCAGGACTCGACCTTCGATCTGATCGACGCTGGCAAGCTGAGTTTTGCCTCAGGCAGCTCTATCACCCTGTCGGGGCGTCGTAATGCCGACGTATTCGGCAACCTGGAGCGCTACAAGGACAAGCTGGTACTGCGCCCGCAGGAGATCTCCAACCACCCTGAAGTCGTGCGCCGCCTGGGCATCATCGGCATCAACACGGCGCTGGAGTTCGACATCTACGGCAACGTCAACTCCACGCACGTCTGTGGCACCCGGATGATGAACGGTATCGGTGGCTCCGGCGATTTCGCCCGAAATGCTCACCTGGCCGTATTCGTCACCAAGTCGATCGCCAAAGGCGGGGCGATTTCCAGCGTGGTGCCCATGGTGAGCCATGTCGACCACACCGAGCACGACGTGGACATCCTGGTGACCGAACAGGGGCTCGCCGACCTGCGGGGCCTCGCGCCACGGGAACGGGCACGGGCGATCATCGATAACTGTGTCCACCCGGATTACCGTGCAGCGCTGAACGACTATTTCGATCGCGCTTGCCTGCGTGGCGGCCACACCCCGCATATCCTGCGTGAGGCGCTGAGCTGGCACGAAAATCTGGAAGAAAGTGGGCGTATGCTCGCCAGCTGA